CCGGCATGGGAGGCATCCCGGGGTTCATTGCTGGATTCCCGGTGAGGCCACGGTCAGACAAGGAACGGGCCAGCCAGGCGCTGCCCAGAATGACGGCCAGCACCAGCAGGGCGCCGAGCCAGAAGGTGGACCTCGATCGACGTGGGCGTGGAGGGGGGGTCATGTCCTCCTCGAGCGTGGGAGCGGCAGCGGGAAAAGAGAACGAGTCAGCATCTCGGGGAACCTCCCGGTGAAGCTTAAGAAGGCTCTGTTTACGTTGTGTCAAGGGCCTTGACCGGACCTGAACACCTCTTCCTTAGGGTGAAGAGCGTGCTTTACCGCCTGCCCTTCCCGGCCTGGCCGGCCCGCTTTCGCAACCTGCTGCGGCCCGGGTGGCTGGGGGACGTGCTGAGCGGCGCGGCGCTCGCCCTGCTGCTGTTTCTGCCCGCCGCCGCGGGCATTCTGGCCCCGCTGCCCCTCGCCGCACTGCACCGCCGACTCGCGCGGAGCCCCAACAGCCGGATGGCGTTCCGACACGCGTTCACGTTCGCCCTGGCGTTCTTCGCCTTGCACCTCGCCTGGCTGCCCCTCAGCATGGCGGGCATTCTGGGTCCCCTCGGGGGTGCCCTTACCGTGCTGGTCCTGCCGGCGGCGGCCCTCACCTGGGCGGCCCCACTGGCCCTCACCCGCTGGGTGTTCGGTGCCCGCACGCTGCTGGCCCTGCCGTTCATGTGGGTGATCCTCGAAGCGCTGCGGGCCAAAGGGCCGCTCGCGTTTCCCTGGGGCGCGCCCGGGTACGCGCTCACGGATACGCCGCTCGCGCCACTCGCCTCCCTCGGGGGCGTGTCCCTCCTGACGCTGCTCGTGACGGTCACGGCGAGTGCCCTGGCCGCTCTGGGCAGCCGGAGACATCCCGGCGTCGTCCTGGCGCTGCTCGCTGTCTGGAGCGTCGCCCTTCTCTGGGGCTGGCGCGGCGCACCCGCCGTACCCCCACCCACCCGGACGGCGGTGCTGGTGCAGGGCGCCATTGATCCGAGGGTGAAGGCCCAGGGCCGCACTCTGGAGGAACTGAACGTCTACCTGGGCCTCACCCGGCGCGCCCTGGGCCGTGGTCCGGCGGACCTGGTGGTGTGGCCGGAAACGGCCAGCCCCCTTCCGGCTTCTGACCCACGGGTGCTCGGTCCGCTGCGGAACCTCGGCGTCCCGGTCCTGCTCGGCGCGCCGGGAGACGTGCCTGGCCAGGCGCGCAACAGCGCGTACGGCGTTGACGGGCGAGTGACCGGCCGCCAGGACAAGCGCGTCCTGGTGCCGTTCGGGGAGAGCCTCCCCTTCGCGAAGGCCCTCGGCTTCCTCTACACGCCCCTGCTCAGCCGCCTGGGGATGCCCGGGTACATCAGCGCCACCCCCGGGAGGGCGCTGAACGTGCTGCCTCTGCGGGACCTGCGGGCAGGCGTCAGCATCTGTTACGAGTCGGTCTTCCCGGCACTCAGCCGCCAGACGGTTCGGGCAGGCGCGAATCTGCTGGTCGTGATGTCCAACGACGCCTGGTTCGGGCGCGGGCCGGGTGCAGAGCAGCACTTCCGGCTGGGCCGCCTGCGCGCCATCGAGACGGGCCGCTACCTGCTGCGCGCCGGGAACGACGGGGTGAGCGCCGTCGTGGACCCCTGGGGCCGCGTCGTGTTCCGGGCGCCCCGGGGAGAACGCGCCGCGTACCGCGCCCCCTTCGGCGTGGCGTCCACCCTCACGCCCTTTGTGCGGTACGGCGACTGGACCCTGGCAGGGAGCGTCGTCTTTTTGCTGGCCCTCCTCCACGGACGCTTTCGGGGAATGAAGAAGCTGGAGGTGCCAGGGCCGTGGCTGATCGGCGGGGAGGATCATGCCCTGGGGCGAGCCGACCATGCGGAGGACCGGTACTGATGCCTGGAGGCAGCACAGACGTGAGAAACGGAGCCTCAAACCTCGCGGACGGGTGGGGACCGTGCAACACCTTCGCTCCCGGCTTGCCCCGACCCGCGGGCGCACCCGCATCAGGGGTCGCCGTCAAGAGTGACATCGTCGTCATCGGGGCCGGGCAGGCGGGCCTCTCTTCGGCCTACCACCTCAAGAAGCGCGGGATCGCACCTGGCCGGGGCTTCGTGATGCTCGATCAGTCGCCGGAGCCCGGTGGTGCCTGGCAGTTCCGCTGGCCCACGCTCACCCTGAGTACCGTCAACTGCGGCCATGACCTGTCTGGGATGCGCTTTTCCGAAGCGGTCGATATGGGTGCCGCGCAGGTGCAGGCCAGGGTCGCGGTGCCGCAGTATTTCGCGGCCTACGAGAAGGCCTTTGGCCTCCCGGTCTACCGGCCCGTCCGGATGACGGTCGTGTCTGGTCGCGGCGAACACCTGAGATCGAAACGGACCGGGGCGACCTGTCGGCCCGCAGAAGCATCAACGCCACAGGAACATGGGAAAGCCCGTGGCCGTTCCCGGCGCGGACCGATTTCAGGGCAGGCAACTGCACACCAGGGATGACCGACGGCCCAGGAGTTTGCTGGGCAGCACGTGATCATCGTGGGTGGCGGGATGTCCGCGCTCCAGCTGCTCGACGAGACTTCGCGCGTCATCACGACGACCTGGGTCACGCGGAGAACCCGAGTTCCGCGTGGGTTCCTTGATAGAGGACGCGGGCCGGGCGGCGGTGGCGCTGGTCGAAGACCGGGTGCGCCGCGGCTTGCCACCTCAGTCGGTCGTTTCCGTCACTGGATTGCCCATCACACCGGCGGTGGAGGCCATGCAGGCCCGGGCGTGCTGAACCGGCGGCCTATGTTTAGTGAAATCACTGAGGATGGCGTTCGCTGGCTGGCCTGCAGCGCGCTACAGGCCGGAGTCAGCCTCTGGTGCACCGGCTTTCGCAGTTCCCTCGATCATCTGGCACCACTGATGCTGCGTGGACCCGGTGGCAGGATCACCATGACCGGCCGACTGGTCACACAGGTGACGAAGGATCCCAGGGTACATCTGGTCGGCTCCAGCCCCTCGGCGTCCACCACTGGGGCAAATCGTGCCAGCGCGGCCGCGACCAGCGAGTTGATGGCCTATCTCGGGTTGACGTGAGCTTCCAGCAAGACAAAGCCAGCATGGGAAATGTCCGGCTGAACAGCCGAGTGTGAACGGCGCGCCACAAGCAGCATGCTGGCCTAATGCCACGGTGCAGATGGGAAGGACAAACTGCAGGGGGCACAACGTGACCGGTGGGAGCAGCGACAACGCACACCTCCCGGGTTGGAGCTCCAGCAGAACAACGCCTGCCAGTGCCGATGGTGCTGACAGGCCTGCCTCGGCGTGGAGAAAGGCCGGAGAGAGTGGCAGTCGAGGGGGACGCGCTTGACCTGCCTTAAAGAGCAGCCAGCCCCGCGTGCTGGACAGGCATCAACCAAGTGACCGGCTGACAGCTTTCAGTGCACGTCCGATTGCCTCCCAACCCGGGTGTCCTCAGGCAGGAAACGTCCCCGGGGGCGCTGCGCTGGGGTGCTGCTGAGGTTCCAACTCCTACAATTCCGAGTGGATTGGTTGACTTTAGGAGGGATCGCTTCATAGAGTGCGGGCCATGATCCGCCGTGCCTCTGTTGCGCTCCTCGGCCTCACCCTCACGACCGGCGCGCTCGCCGTCCCGAAAGATCCCGTCAAGTTCGCGGTGACCCTGGAGCAGATGCGTGGCCACTACGACGCCAGCCTCCTGAACTATCGCAACGGTGACCTCATGATGGCGGCCAAGCATGCCAAGCATCCCGCGAACGAGCTGTATGCTGCCGTCCAGAACGACCTCACGCCTGCCCTGCGGCATAAGTTCCTGGCGGATTACGCCCGCATCGACCAGACCCTGGCCGCGAAGAAACCCTACGCGGAGTACCAGAAGGTGATGAATGGCTTCTACGCTGACGTGGACGCGGCGCTCGCCACCCTCGGCGCCACGCGCAACGACCCGAAGTTTGCGGCGCAGGTGATCGCCCAGATTCTGGAAAACGCCGAGCAAGAGTACGAGGAAGGTGTGCAGAGCGGTAAGGTCACGAACCTCGCCGAGTACCAGGACGCCATCTACTACGTGGCCCGTGCGCGGGGATGGTTCGACAAGAACGCGAAGAACTTCCCCCAGCACCAGCGGGACGGAACGGCCACGGCGCTGCATGACGCCGCCACCGTCATTGCCCGCAAGGGTGACATCAAGGCTCTGGAAAAGGCTATTGACCAGGCCAAGGAGGAACTCGCGGAAATCAGCGGCGTGCAGCAGGCTCCCAAAAGCAGCAACGCGGCGTACTTCGCCAACATCGACCGTCTGCTCAACGCTGCGAAAGCGCACTACGCAGGCGGCATGAGTGACGATGCCGAGGAAGCCCTGATCGACGCGTACCTCGAGAACTTCGAGTATCTGGAAAGCCCTCTGGCGAAGAAGGACAAAGCCCTGGAAACGAAGCTCGAGAAGACCCTGCGCGAGGATCTGCGCGCTCTCTTGAAGAGCAAGCCCAGCGCGCAAACGTTCAACGCGGCGGTGGACGCTGCCGTGGCGGACCTGAAGAAGGCCCGCGCGTTGCTGGGAGAGTAAGGTATGAGGCGCTTCCTCGTCCTGCTGCTGGCCCTGCTGGGCGTGGCCTTGGCTGCGCCCGGTCAGGTGGACGTGACCGCAGAACTCCGCACGGCGCACGACCTCGTGGCCCGCAGCCTGCGCGAGTACGCGGCGGGCAAGAGTGGGGACGCCTTCAGGACGGCCCGCGCGGCCTACCTCGATCACTTCGAGTATGCCGAGCCGCCCCTGCGCGTCCTGAACCCCGACCTGATCCTGGAGATGGAGTACCGCTTCGCCGACCTGCGCAACGGGATGAAGAGCGATGCGAGCCTGAGTGAGCTGCGCGCCGTCGCGGGGGACATCGACGACAGCCTGCGCAAGGCCGAGAGCATCGTGAACGGCACCGGCGTCCTGGCACCCACCCTCGCGGCCACGGGCGGCTTCACCATCCTGTTCCGCGAGGGCCTGGAGGCGGCGCTGCTGATGGGGGCGATCCTCGCCTACCTCGCCAGCACCCGCAATGACCGCCTGAGGGGGGGCGTGTGGTGGGGCGCGGGCGCGGCGCTCGTCGCCACCGCCGTCACGTGGTTCGCTGCGACGTTCCTGCTGTCCATCGCGCCCGTGTCGCGCGAACTGATCAGCGCGATCACCAGCGTCATCGCGGTGGTGATCCTGTTCTCGCTGTCGTTCTGGATGCTTCAGCAGGGGGACCGCAAGCGCAGCGCGGAGTTCATGCGGGCGCGCGTGTCGCAGGCCGTGCAGAGCGGCAGCCTGGGGGCCGTCGCCCTCGTGACCTTCACCACCATCTACCGGGAAGGCTTCGAGACGGTCCTGTTCTACCAGGCGCTCGCGGTCGCCAGCGGCCCGGTCCTGGGGTACATGTACCTCGGCATCGCCCTCGCGGCCCTGGCCCTCGTAGCCGTGTTCGCGGTGATCTTCCGCCTGGGGAGGCGCTTGCCCACCCAGCGCCTCTTCCCGGTCCTGGTGACGGTGACAGCGCTCTTTGCGATCGCCTTCGTGGGGAACGGGGTGCGTGCCTTCCAGGAGGCGGGCTGGCTGCCCGTCACCAACCTGTACGGGAAGGTCCCGGCGCTCGACCCCAACGTCGCGGCACTCACCGGCTTGCACCCCACCGTCGAGACGCTGGCGGCGCAACTGCTGCTGGTCCTGGTGTACGTCGTGGGGTTCGTTTTGTTCCGCTTGCGGGGGCAGCGCCGCCCGGAGCGGGAGGCACACACGTGAGCGGTGCGCATCGGAGGCACCCTCTTGACGCTTGAGGCCGCAGCGTCCAGCCTG
This DNA window, taken from Deinococcus carri, encodes the following:
- the lnt gene encoding apolipoprotein N-acyltransferase encodes the protein MLYRLPFPAWPARFRNLLRPGWLGDVLSGAALALLLFLPAAAGILAPLPLAALHRRLARSPNSRMAFRHAFTFALAFFALHLAWLPLSMAGILGPLGGALTVLVLPAAALTWAAPLALTRWVFGARTLLALPFMWVILEALRAKGPLAFPWGAPGYALTDTPLAPLASLGGVSLLTLLVTVTASALAALGSRRHPGVVLALLAVWSVALLWGWRGAPAVPPPTRTAVLVQGAIDPRVKAQGRTLEELNVYLGLTRRALGRGPADLVVWPETASPLPASDPRVLGPLRNLGVPVLLGAPGDVPGQARNSAYGVDGRVTGRQDKRVLVPFGESLPFAKALGFLYTPLLSRLGMPGYISATPGRALNVLPLRDLRAGVSICYESVFPALSRQTVRAGANLLVVMSNDAWFGRGPGAEQHFRLGRLRAIETGRYLLRAGNDGVSAVVDPWGRVVFRAPRGERAAYRAPFGVASTLTPFVRYGDWTLAGSVVFLLALLHGRFRGMKKLEVPGPWLIGGEDHALGRADHAEDRY
- a CDS encoding NAD(P)-binding protein — its product is MPRPAGAPASGVAVKSDIVVIGAGQAGLSSAYHLKKRGIAPGRGFVMLDQSPEPGGAWQFRWPTLTLSTVNCGHDLSGMRFSEAVDMGAAQVQARVAVPQYFAAYEKAFGLPVYRPVRMTVVSGRGEHLRSKRTGATCRPAEASTPQEHGKARGRSRRGPISGQATAHQG
- a CDS encoding FTR1 family iron permease, whose amino-acid sequence is MRRFLVLLLALLGVALAAPGQVDVTAELRTAHDLVARSLREYAAGKSGDAFRTARAAYLDHFEYAEPPLRVLNPDLILEMEYRFADLRNGMKSDASLSELRAVAGDIDDSLRKAESIVNGTGVLAPTLAATGGFTILFREGLEAALLMGAILAYLASTRNDRLRGGVWWGAGAALVATAVTWFAATFLLSIAPVSRELISAITSVIAVVILFSLSFWMLQQGDRKRSAEFMRARVSQAVQSGSLGAVALVTFTTIYREGFETVLFYQALAVASGPVLGYMYLGIALAALALVAVFAVIFRLGRRLPTQRLFPVLVTVTALFAIAFVGNGVRAFQEAGWLPVTNLYGKVPALDPNVAALTGLHPTVETLAAQLLLVLVYVVGFVLFRLRGQRRPEREAHT